In Nicotiana tabacum cultivar K326 chromosome 19, ASM71507v2, whole genome shotgun sequence, one DNA window encodes the following:
- the LOC107799396 gene encoding putative protein phosphatase 2C 55, with translation MATEIVHNKKRHIDESESADDTEILTKNQRLIEKSELDFIQFLLCPQDLTTSLDVITDDPIPNIVPIFNFCSQEQDTTNCSGSTSMVAGSFYIPKTNEEKPLGEDAHFICAEEQIIGVADGVGGWAKKGIDSGKYSRELMENAESSIQKQKQQDKSSTADIDLMKVLNEAFLNTKAMGSSTACMLSLANDTLHAVNVGDSGFVVIRDGVIVYKSEIQQSRFNCPFQLGNSKNSNDPSVAEKISFPVKAGDIIVMGTDGLFDNVHDFELELVVNNGVDSWESDAPHTLAWRIAQYALENSKNTELYTPFARECSKAGFEQRGGKYDDITVIVAHIWPL, from the coding sequence ATGGCTACAGAAATAGTACATAACAAGAAGCGACACATTGATGAATCTGAGTCTGCAGATGATACAGAAATCCTTACTAAGAATCAGCGACTCATTGAAAAATCAGAGCTTGACTTTATCCAATTCTTGCTCTGCCCGCAGGATTTGACAACATCCTTGGACGTTATTACTGATGATCCCATTCCCAACATTGTTCCGATATTTAACTTTTGTTCCCAAGAACAAGACACGACCAACTGTAGTGGAAGTACGAGTATGGTTGCGGGTTCGTTTTACATACCAAAGACTAACGAAGAAAAGCCACTAGGAGAAGACGCACACTTTATTTGTGCAGAGGAGCAGATTATAGGTGTTGCTGATGGTGTTGGTGGTTGGGCTAAAAAGGGTATTGATTCAGGAAAATACTCGAGGGAATTAATGGAAAACGCTGAATCATCTATTCAAAAACAGAAACAACAAGATAAAAGTAGTACTGCTGATATTGATTTAATGAAAGTACTTAATGAAGCTTTCTTGAATACAAAGGCTATGGGTTCTTCTACTGCTTGTATGTTGTCACTCGCTAATGACACTTTGCATGCTGTTAACGTTGGAGATAGCGGGTTCGTGGTGATCAGAGATGGGGTAATTGTGTACAAATCAGAAATTCAGCAGTCGAGGTTTAACTGTCCTTTTCAGTTGGGGAATAGTAAAAATTCTAATGATCCAAGTGTTGCAGAGAAGATTAGTTTTCCGGTGAAAGCAGGAGATATAATCGTGATGGGAACAGATGGATTGTTCGATAATGTTCATGATTTTGAGTTAGAACTTGTTGTAAACAATGGAGTGGACTCGTGGGAATCGGATGCACCTCATACATTGGCGTGGAGGATAGCGCAATATGCACTGGAGAATTCTAAGAACACAGAGCTTTACACGCCTTTTGCTAGGGAATGTTCCAAAGCTGGATTTGAGCAGAGAGGTGGAAAGTATGATGATATAACAGTCATAGTAGcccatatttggcctttgtag
- the LOC107799397 gene encoding nucleolar GTP-binding protein 1, producing the protein MVQYNFKKITVVPNGKDFVDIILSRTQRQTPTVVHKGYAISRIRQFYMRKVKYTQQNFYDKLSTIIDEFPRLDDIHPFYGDLLHVLYNKDHYKLALGQINTARNLISKIAKDYVKLLKYGDSLYRCKSLKVAALGRMCTVIKRIGPSLAYLEQIRQHMARLPSIDPNTRTILICGYPNVGKSSFINKITRADVDVQPYAFTTKSLFVGHTDYKYLRYQVIDTPGILDRPFEDRNIIEMCSITALAHLRAAVLFFLDISGSCGYSIAQQAALFHSIKSLFMNKPLMIVCNKTDLQPLEGISEEDKKLVAEMKDEAMKTVMGQGGEATDEAGVLLTMSTLTEDGVISVKNAACERLLNQRVELKMKSKKLNDCLNRFHVAMPKPRDQKERPACIPQAVLEARAKEAEADAEKQKRKLERDLENENGGAGVYSASLRKHYLLANEEWKEDVMPEILDGHNVYDFIDPDILQRLEELEREEGLRQDEEGDDDFEMDGVELTPEEQAALAEIRKQKSLLIQQHRIKKSTAESRPTVPRKFDKDKEFTSKRMGRQLSALGLDPTLAINRARSKSRGRKRERSVERGDDIGKDAMDVDEITPNKKQRLRSLSITARSRSRSRPPDEFVPGEGLKDKAQKKMAIKMAKGSTKKRNKDARRGEADRVIPTLKPKHLFSGKRSTGKTDRR; encoded by the coding sequence ATGGTGCAGTACAACTTCAAGAAGATTACGGTGGTTCCCAATGGGAAGGACTTTGTCGATATCATTCTGTCTCGCACACAGCGTCAAACACCTACTGTTGTCCACAAAGGATATGCTATCTCTCGTATACGTCAATTTTACATGCGCAAAGTGAAGTATACACAGCAGAATTTCTATGACAAACTCTCCACCATTATTGATGAGTTCCCCAGGCTTGATGATATCCATCCTTTCTATGGGGACCTTCTTCATGTGCTCTACAACAAAGACCACTACAAGCTTGCCCTTGGCCAAATTAATACTGCTAGAAATTTGATTTCAAAAATTGCTAAAGATTATGTGAAATTGTTGAAGTATGGCGACTCACTCTATCGCTGTAAGTCCCTTAAGGTTGCTGCTCTTGGGCGTATGTGCACTGTTATAAAGCGCATTGGCCCAAGTTTAGCTTATTTAGAACAGATTAGGCAGCACATGGCAAGACTTCCCTCAATTGATCCCAATACTCGGACAATCTTGATTTGTGGGTATCCAAATGTTGGAAAGAGCTCGTTCATCAACAAAATTACAAGAGCAGATGTGGATGTGCAGCCTTATGCTTTCACTACAAAGTCCTTGTTTGTCGGTCATACTGACTACAAATATCTTAGGTATCAAGTGATCGACACTCCTGGTATTCTGGATAGGCCATTTGAGGATCGTAATATCATTGAGATGTGCAGTATTACAGCTCTAGCACATCTGAGGGCTGCTGTGTtgtttttccttgatatttctgGGTCTTGTGGCTATAGCATTGCACAGCAGGCTGCTCTTTTCCACAGCATTAAATCACTCTTTATGAACAAACCCTTGATGATTGTGTGCAACAAAACGGACTTGCAGCCGTTAGAAGGGATTTCTGAGGAAGACAAGAAGTTAGTAGCAGAGATGAAAGATGAAGCCATGAAGACAGTGATGGGTCAAGGTGGCGAGGCAACAGATGAAGCAGGGGTGTTGTTAACTATGAGCACGTTGACCGAAGATGGCGTGATTTCGGTGAAGAATGCAGCTTGTGAGAGGTTACTGAATCAGAGGGTCGAATTGAAAATGAAGTCGAAAAAGTTGAATGACTGCTTGAACCGCTTCCATGTTGCTATGCCAAAACCACGTGACCAGAAAGAGAGGCCAGCATGCATACCTCAGGCGGTGTTGGAAGCCAGAGCTAAGGAAGCTGAGGCGGATGCTgagaaacagaaaaggaaactTGAGAGAGATCTGGAGAATGAGAACGGAGGTGCAGGTGTTTACTCTGCCAGCTTGAGGAAGCACTATCTATTAGCAAATGAAGAGTGGAAGGAAGATGTAATGCCAGAAATTTTAGATGGGCACAATGTCTATGACTTTATTGACCCTGATATCTTACAAAGGCTTGAAGAATTGGAGAGAGAAGAAGGTCTTCGTCAGGATGAAGAAGgagatgatgattttgaaatggACGGCGTTGAGCTGACCCCTGAAGAACAAGCAGCATTAGCTGAAATCCGGAAACAGAAGAGTTTGCTCATTCAACAGCATAGAATTAAGAAAAGCACTGCAGAGAGCCGACCCACTGTACCAAGAAAGTTTGACAAAGACAAGGAGTTCACTTCAAAAAGAATGGGAAGGCAGTTATCTGCTTTGGGGTTGGATCCAACTCTAGCAATCAATCGAGCTCGTAGTAAATCAAGGGGTCGTAAGCGAGAGAGATCAGTTGAACGTGGAGATGACATTGGTAAGGATGCAATGGATGTCGACGAGATTACTCCCAACAAGAAGCAAAGATTGAGGTCACTTTCCATTACGGCAAGATCAAGGTCAAGATCACGACCTCCAGATGAATTTGTTCCAGGGGAGGGCTTAAAGGACAAAGCCCAGAAGAAGATGGCTATAAAGATGGCTAAGGGTTCTACTAAGAAGAGGAACAAGGATGCTCGGCGGGGAGAGGCTGATAGAGTTATTCCTACTCTGAAACCAAAACATCTCTTCTCAGGAAAGCGATCAACTGGGAAAACTGACCGGCGCTAG
- the LOC107799398 gene encoding pentatricopeptide repeat-containing protein ELI1, chloroplastic-like, with translation MAEIMSGISVFSNQPLYTISTATKYSHRPSPDKIKFLIDKSKSIRQILQIHAFLIRYGLESDPILNFKLQKSYSSLGHLKHSVSVFKHTQSPTVFSYSAIIHSHVINDLYEKAFVLYIQMLTQNIEPNAFTFSSILKACPLESGKALHCQALKLGCECDTYVRTALVDVYARGNDIVSARNLFDTMAERSLVSLTTMITGYAKNGHVQEARVLFDGMEERDVVCWNAMIDGYIQHGGPNEALVLFRQMLLSKVKPNEVTVVAALSACAQVGVLESGRWIHAYVESNRIQVNKHVGTALIDMYSKSGSLEDARMVFDQMKYKDVITWNSMIVGYAMHGLSLEALQLLNEMCKLGLHPTDITFIGILSACANAGLVAEGWDYFRLMEKYRIEPKIEHCGCMVNLLGRAGQLEEAYEFVKSMKIESDPILWGTLLTACRIHGDIRLAEKIMEFLVEQDRATSGTYVLLSNIYAAVGDWDAVAKVRALMKSSGVDKEPGCSSIEVNNKIHEFLAGDMKHPKSKEIYAMLEEMNKWFEAHGYMPQTDVVLHNLGEVEKQKSLAVHSERLAIAYGLISTQPGTTIKIAKNLRVCPDCHSVTKLISKITGRKIIVRDRNRFHHFAEGSCSCGDFW, from the coding sequence ATGGCTGAAATCATGTCTGGAATTTCCGTTTTCTCCAACCAACCCCTATACACTATTAGTACTGCCACCAAGTACAGCCATAGGCCATCACCTgacaaaattaaatttttgataGACAAATCCAAAAGCATCAGACAGATTTTACAGATTCATGCATTTCTTATTCGCTACGGCCTGGAGAGTGACCCGATCTTGAACTTTAAGCTCCAAAAATCATACTCTTCTCTTGGACACCTCAAACATTCTGTTTCCGTCTTTAAGCACACTCAAAGTCCAACTGTGTTCTCGTATAGTGCCATTATCCATAGTCATGTGATCAATGATCTCTATGAAAAAGCCTTTGTCTTATATATCCAAATGCTAACTCAAAATATTGAGCCTAATGCATTTACATTTTCTTCCATCCTAAAAGCTTGCCCACTTGAATCAGGAAAAGCCCTTCATTGTCAAGCCCTAAAACTTGGGTGTGAATGTGACACTTATGTTAGAACTGCCCTTGTGGATGTCTATGCACGAGGAAATGACATTGTCTCAGCTCGCAATCTCTTTGACACAATGGCCGAAAGGTCTTTGGTGTCTTTGACAACAATGATTACTGGATATGCAAAGAATGGGCATGTGCAAGAGGCAAGAGTGTTGTTCGACGGGATGGAGGAGAGGGATGTTGTTTGTTGGAATGCCATGATTGATGGGTATATCCAACATGGCGGGCCTAATGAAGCTTTGGTTCTTTTTAGGCAGATGTTACTGTCAAAAGTAAAACCTAATGAAGTAACTGTGGTGGCAGCTCTTTCTGCTTGTGCGCAAGTGGGAGTACTGGAATCAGGTCGGTGGATTCATGCTTATGTGGAAAGTAACAGAATTCAAGTAAATAAACATGTAGGTACTGCTTTGATTGACATGTATAGCAAGTCCGGGAGTTTAGAGGATGCGAGAATGGTGTTTGATCAGATGAAATATAAGGATGTCATAACGTGGAATTCAATGATTGTAGGATATGCAATGCACGGACTTAGCCTTGAAGCTTTACAGCTGCTCAATGAGATGTGTAAGTTGGGTCTCCACCCTACCGATATAACATTTATTGGCATTTTAAGTGCTTGTGCTAATGCTGGATTGGTCGCTGAAGGGTGGGATTATTTTCGCTTAATGGAGAAATACCGGATTGAGCCAAAAATTGAGCACTGTGGTTGCATGGTGAATCTTCTTGGACGAGCTGGACAATTAGAAGAAGCTTATGAATTTGTCAAAAGTATGAAGATTGAATCTGATCCTATTTTATGGGGAACACTACTGACTGCTTGTAGGATTCATGGGGACATAAGGCTCGCAGAGAAAATTATGGAGTTCCTAGTTGAACAGGATCGTGCTACTTCAGGAACTTATGTTCTGCTATCCAATATATATGCTGCTGTTGGTGATTGGGATGCGGTGGCAAAGGTGAGGGCGTTGATGAAGAGTAGCGGGGTTGACAAGGAACCTGGTTGTAGCTCCATTGAGGTCAATAACAAAATACATGAGTTTCTTGCCGGTGACATGAAGCATCCTAAAAGCAAAGAAATTTACGCAATGCTGGAGGAGATGAATAAGTGGTTTGAGGCTCATGGTTACATGCCGCAGACTGATGTAGTCTTGCATAATCTTGGGGAAGTTGAGAAGCAGAAATCGCTTGCTGTTCATAGTGAAAGGCTAGCCATTGCTTATGGGCTAATTAGTACTCAGCCAGGAACTACAATCAAGATTGCCAAGAATCTCCGTGTTTGTCCAGATTGTCATTCTGTCACCAAGCTTATTTCAAAAATCACAGGACGCAAAATCATAGTGAGGGACCGGAATCGCTTTCATCATTTTGCAGAGGGTTCATGTTCTTGTGGTGATTTCTGGTAG
- the LOC107799399 gene encoding uncharacterized protein LOC107799399 isoform X1 — protein sequence MSQHQQNSNSSNNINIPVSEVYWTLVAKADKKFSKIRDLPYYQRNRYDTYFYKVFKVYTQLWKFQQENRQKLVEAGLKRWEIGDIASRIGQLYFGQYMRTSEANYLSESYIFYEAVLTREYFKDGMFQDVNLASKQLRFLARFMTVCLVLNRRDMVYQLVNQLKMLLDECKRAFQETDFKEWKLVVQEIVKFLKADSAFMNTRPLRYSVVLDLHPDCLPQVVEAKRKLRLRDTLLCSYHPNEVKYSELTLDTFRMLQCLEWEPSGSFYQTGGIPPSGAGTGIGQNGAPGPSRVNYSQDISDPTLPPNPRKTILYRPSVTNFLAVLAAICEELSHDGVLLLYLSAAGSSQNFFSSPSHGAGRSFMSRAVDLEATSTSSLNSDIEIANTTSTREDCLSEQSSCVYIGSRGTGGVNGIYPCDLLPFTRRPLFLVMDSDNSKAFTALSGSEKGEPVAMLLSPTISLPISAMDSSRQPSGSSFTSFLTVPLQAFILMLGFTVSDIDMDMYGKAEKLLSSSLNEWGLLLAASDNLNPVWSQTLGDPFLRRLILRFIFCRAALALYAPTFNKIEFLPECIPCLPDAVLPTSAACQRNVLQLADIFGATSKFNFSKEMVLSDNRSQEN from the exons ATGTCTCAGCATCAGCAAAACAGCAACAGTAGCAATAACATTAACATACCAGTGAGCGAAGTTTATTGGACCCTCGTTGCTAAAGCCGATAAGAAGTTCTCCAAAATTCGAGATTTGCCCTACTACCAACGTAACAG ATATGATACATACTTCTACAAGGTTTTCAAGGTATACACACAGTTGTGGAAGTTTCAACAAGAGAATCGGCAGAAGTTGGTGGAAGCTGGTCTCAAGAGATGGGAGATTGGGGATATTGCATCTCGGATTGGCCAGCTTTATTTTGGACAGTACATGAGGACAAGCGAGGCCAACTATTTGTCTGAGTCTTATATCTTTTATGAGGCAGTGTTGACTAGGGAGTATTTTAAAGATGGAATGTTTCAGGATGTTAATCTTGCTAGCAAGCAACTTCGATTTCTTGCTCGGTTTATGACAGTTTGTTTGGTTTTGAATCGGCGAGACATGGTTTATCAATTAGTTAATCAGCTCAAGATGTTGCTTGATGAATGCAAGAGGGCATTCCAG GAAACTGATTTTAAAGAATGGAAGCTGGTGGTTCAGGAAATAGTTAAGTTTCTAAAAGCTGACTCGGCTTTTATGAATACCAGGCCATTGAGATATAGTGTCGTATTGGATCTTCATCCAGATTGCCTGCCACAAGTTGTTGAAGCAAAGAGAAAGCTAAGATTACGAGATACACTATTGTGCAGCTACCATCCCAATGAG GTTAAATATTCAGAACTGACTCTTGACACTTTCCGAATGCTACAATGTCTGGAGTGGGAACCTAGTGGGTCATTTTATCAGACGGGTGGGATTCCTCCAAGTGGGGCTGGAACTGGTATTGGCCAGAATGGGGCACCCGGACCCAGTCGTGTTAATTATTCACAAGATATATCTGATCCTACTCTGCCTCCTAACCCTCGCAAGACCATCCTATATCGCCCGTCTGTTACAAATTTTTTAGCA GTTTTGGCGGCAATCTGCGAGGAGCTATCTCATGATGGAGTTCTTTTACTATATTTATCTGCTGCAG GAAGCTCTCAGAACTTTTTTTCTTCTCCATCCCATGGTGCAGGGAGAAGCTTTATGTCTCGTGCTGTTGACTTAGAAGCCACCTCTACATCTTCGCTGAACTCTGATATTGAAATTGCAAATACCACTTCTACCAGGGAGGATTGCTTAAGTGAGCAGAGTAGTTGCGTATACATTGGTTCTCGTGGAACTGGAG gtGTGAATGGGATTTATCCATGTGACTTGTTGCCATTCACTAGAAGACCGCTTTTTCTGGTCATGGACAGTGACAACAGTAAAGCATTCACG GCCTTAAGTGGATCAGAGAAGGGAGAACCAGTTGCCATGCTACTCTCTCCCACAATTTCACTGCCTATATCTGCTATGGATTCTTCTCGTCAGCCAAGTGGAAGCTCATTCACCAGTTTTCTTACAGTTCCTTTACAAGCTTTCATTTTGATGCTTGGTTTCACAGTTTCTGACATTGACATG GATATGTATGGGAAGGCTGAGAAACTTCTTTCTTCATCATTAAATGAGTGGGGTTTGTTACTGGCAGCATCAGACAATCTTAATCCTGTTTGGTCTCAAACTCTTGGAGATCCATTTTTACGGCGGCTCATTTTAAG ATTCATATTCTGTCGGGCGGCGCTGGCACTCTACGCTCCAACCTTCAACAAGATAGAATTTCTCCCCGAATGCATCCCTTGCCTTCCAGATGCTGTCCTGCCAACAAGTGCTGCCTGTCAAAGGAATGTGTTGCAACTTGCTGATATCTTTGGTGCAACTAGCAAGTTCAATTTTTCAAAAGAGATGGTGCTTTCCGATAACAGAAGCCAGGAGAACTGA
- the LOC107799399 gene encoding uncharacterized protein LOC107799399 isoform X2 produces MSQHQQNSNSSNNINIPVSEVYWTLVAKADKKFSKIRDLPYYQRNRYDTYFYKVFKVYTQLWKFQQENRQKLVEAGLKRWEIGDIASRIGQLYFGQYMRTSEANYLSESYIFYEAVLTREYFKDGMFQDVNLASKQLRFLARFMTVCLVLNRRDMVYQLVNQLKMLLDECKRAFQETDFKEWKLVVQEIVKFLKADSAFMNTRPLRYSVVLDLHPDCLPQVVEAKRKLRLRDTLLCSYHPNEVKYSELTLDTFRMLQCLEWEPSGSFYQTGGIPPSGAGTGIGQNGAPGPSRVNYSQDISDPTLPPNPRKTILYRPSVTNFLAVLAAICEELSHDGVLLLYLSAAGRSFMSRAVDLEATSTSSLNSDIEIANTTSTREDCLSEQSSCVYIGSRGTGGVNGIYPCDLLPFTRRPLFLVMDSDNSKAFTALSGSEKGEPVAMLLSPTISLPISAMDSSRQPSGSSFTSFLTVPLQAFILMLGFTVSDIDMDMYGKAEKLLSSSLNEWGLLLAASDNLNPVWSQTLGDPFLRRLILRFIFCRAALALYAPTFNKIEFLPECIPCLPDAVLPTSAACQRNVLQLADIFGATSKFNFSKEMVLSDNRSQEN; encoded by the exons ATGTCTCAGCATCAGCAAAACAGCAACAGTAGCAATAACATTAACATACCAGTGAGCGAAGTTTATTGGACCCTCGTTGCTAAAGCCGATAAGAAGTTCTCCAAAATTCGAGATTTGCCCTACTACCAACGTAACAG ATATGATACATACTTCTACAAGGTTTTCAAGGTATACACACAGTTGTGGAAGTTTCAACAAGAGAATCGGCAGAAGTTGGTGGAAGCTGGTCTCAAGAGATGGGAGATTGGGGATATTGCATCTCGGATTGGCCAGCTTTATTTTGGACAGTACATGAGGACAAGCGAGGCCAACTATTTGTCTGAGTCTTATATCTTTTATGAGGCAGTGTTGACTAGGGAGTATTTTAAAGATGGAATGTTTCAGGATGTTAATCTTGCTAGCAAGCAACTTCGATTTCTTGCTCGGTTTATGACAGTTTGTTTGGTTTTGAATCGGCGAGACATGGTTTATCAATTAGTTAATCAGCTCAAGATGTTGCTTGATGAATGCAAGAGGGCATTCCAG GAAACTGATTTTAAAGAATGGAAGCTGGTGGTTCAGGAAATAGTTAAGTTTCTAAAAGCTGACTCGGCTTTTATGAATACCAGGCCATTGAGATATAGTGTCGTATTGGATCTTCATCCAGATTGCCTGCCACAAGTTGTTGAAGCAAAGAGAAAGCTAAGATTACGAGATACACTATTGTGCAGCTACCATCCCAATGAG GTTAAATATTCAGAACTGACTCTTGACACTTTCCGAATGCTACAATGTCTGGAGTGGGAACCTAGTGGGTCATTTTATCAGACGGGTGGGATTCCTCCAAGTGGGGCTGGAACTGGTATTGGCCAGAATGGGGCACCCGGACCCAGTCGTGTTAATTATTCACAAGATATATCTGATCCTACTCTGCCTCCTAACCCTCGCAAGACCATCCTATATCGCCCGTCTGTTACAAATTTTTTAGCA GTTTTGGCGGCAATCTGCGAGGAGCTATCTCATGATGGAGTTCTTTTACTATATTTATCTGCTGCAG GGAGAAGCTTTATGTCTCGTGCTGTTGACTTAGAAGCCACCTCTACATCTTCGCTGAACTCTGATATTGAAATTGCAAATACCACTTCTACCAGGGAGGATTGCTTAAGTGAGCAGAGTAGTTGCGTATACATTGGTTCTCGTGGAACTGGAG gtGTGAATGGGATTTATCCATGTGACTTGTTGCCATTCACTAGAAGACCGCTTTTTCTGGTCATGGACAGTGACAACAGTAAAGCATTCACG GCCTTAAGTGGATCAGAGAAGGGAGAACCAGTTGCCATGCTACTCTCTCCCACAATTTCACTGCCTATATCTGCTATGGATTCTTCTCGTCAGCCAAGTGGAAGCTCATTCACCAGTTTTCTTACAGTTCCTTTACAAGCTTTCATTTTGATGCTTGGTTTCACAGTTTCTGACATTGACATG GATATGTATGGGAAGGCTGAGAAACTTCTTTCTTCATCATTAAATGAGTGGGGTTTGTTACTGGCAGCATCAGACAATCTTAATCCTGTTTGGTCTCAAACTCTTGGAGATCCATTTTTACGGCGGCTCATTTTAAG ATTCATATTCTGTCGGGCGGCGCTGGCACTCTACGCTCCAACCTTCAACAAGATAGAATTTCTCCCCGAATGCATCCCTTGCCTTCCAGATGCTGTCCTGCCAACAAGTGCTGCCTGTCAAAGGAATGTGTTGCAACTTGCTGATATCTTTGGTGCAACTAGCAAGTTCAATTTTTCAAAAGAGATGGTGCTTTCCGATAACAGAAGCCAGGAGAACTGA